The genome window GAAGATTTGGTCCAGACTTGCTGAGCTTGGCTTAATGGGTGTTTGTGTACCAGAACAATACGGTGGCAGTGGCATGGATTACAATGCGCTTGCCATCGTCTGTGAAGAACTTGAACGTGGAGATACAGCGTTTCGCACAGCTGTTTCAGTTCATACAGGATTGAATAGCATGACCTTAATGCAATGGGGAACAGAGGCTCAAAAACAGCAATATCTTGTTCCGCAGGCGAAAGGGGTTCGAATTGGGGCGTTTGGTTTAACAGAGCCTGGAGCAGGGTCAGATGTAGCCGCAATGTCTACCACCGCTATAAGGGATGGAGATTTTTACGTATTAAATGGGCAGAAAACATGGATTTCTTTATGTGATATAGCTGATCATTTTATCGTTTTTGCTTACACGGATAAATCGAAGAAGCATCATGGCATTAGTGCATTTATCGTAGAGCGTTCTATGGCGGGCTTTACATCGAAGGCCATTAAAGGCAAATACGGTATTCGTGCTGGTAATACAGGGGAGCTCTTTTTTGAAGATCTACGTATACCTGTTGAGAATCGCTTAGGAGAAGAAGGAGAAGGCTTTAAAATTGCAATGTCTGCGCTAGATAATGGTCGTTTTACTGTAGCAGCAGGCGCTGTCGGTCTCATTCAAGCATGTATCGAGGCGAGCGTAAAATACTGTCATGAACGCGAAACATTTGGGAAGCCCATCGGTGAGCATCAGCTAGTTGGTCAAATGATTGCCAACATGGAAGCGGGTTATCAAATGAGTCGTTTGCTTGTATATCGTGTTGGTGAGTTAAAAAACAAAGGTGTGCGCAATACGCGAGAGACATCATTAGCAAAGTGGCAGGCTTGTGATTTTGCCAATAAGGCAGCGGATGATGCTGTACAAATCCATGGAGCATATGGTTATTCAGATGAATATCCAGTCGCTCGTTATTTACGTAACTCGAAAGCGCCCGTTATCTATGAAGGTACGCGTGAGATTCATACAATTATGCAGGCTGACTATGTATTAGGGAAACGTCAAGATAAGTCATTAGCAAAAATGCTACCAAAATGGCCATTTGATGAATAAACGAGAGGGTTTCACTCCCCCTCGTTTTTCTTTTTGTAATATTTCAAAAACTCCTGCGATGAAAATTTCAGAAAAATGTAACTCTTTTGTTCTTTGGTAGTCTAATTAATAAACAACTTTATGAAAGGAAAGAAAAATGATGAAAAACAAGTGGATAGCAATTTTACTCATCACCGTACTAGCTATTTTGCCAGGAATTTTTTCGTTGAAGACGCCCTTAAAAGCGGAGGCAC of Lysinibacillus agricola contains these proteins:
- a CDS encoding acyl-CoA dehydrogenase family protein gives rise to the protein MNFEFTTEQEMLRKTVRQFVDDEIIPHIAKWDAEGGFDQKIWSRLAELGLMGVCVPEQYGGSGMDYNALAIVCEELERGDTAFRTAVSVHTGLNSMTLMQWGTEAQKQQYLVPQAKGVRIGAFGLTEPGAGSDVAAMSTTAIRDGDFYVLNGQKTWISLCDIADHFIVFAYTDKSKKHHGISAFIVERSMAGFTSKAIKGKYGIRAGNTGELFFEDLRIPVENRLGEEGEGFKIAMSALDNGRFTVAAGAVGLIQACIEASVKYCHERETFGKPIGEHQLVGQMIANMEAGYQMSRLLVYRVGELKNKGVRNTRETSLAKWQACDFANKAADDAVQIHGAYGYSDEYPVARYLRNSKAPVIYEGTREIHTIMQADYVLGKRQDKSLAKMLPKWPFDE